A single region of the Thermococcus zilligii AN1 genome encodes:
- the thiD gene encoding bifunctional hydroxymethylpyrimidine kinase/phosphomethylpyrimidine kinase codes for MAVLVIAGLDPGGGAGLKADIETVSALGEHPLPVLTSVTYQNPSEVRGYHPLPPEVVREQIRAVRESFEIRAAKIGMLGSGEVAEAVKKETEGIVRVLDPVMRSSTGAKLIDSVESVKVLVPGSIVTPNVAEAEELSGLKIRSVADMREAAKAIAELGAEAVVVKGGHLNYTDVLHWEGRFYEFSGGRVEGFTHGTGCAFSSALAALLAGGLELPEAVERAKRFVEGSIGFSKAEAKAVNPLWELERDAYRWRAKKELEEAVKELTMLGEKLNPHVPEVGTNFALATPFNEVFAVKGRIVRYGRTVRPVGPVELNASDHLRRALLKMREFYPGVRAVLNLRYSEELVEKARKFGLAVSFYDRREEPEEVKRAEKGTMEWGMESAVKRAGKRPDLVYHLGDWGKEPMVLIFGRSAREVVERVELLLS; via the coding sequence ATGGCCGTTTTGGTCATAGCGGGCCTCGACCCAGGAGGAGGAGCTGGCCTGAAGGCCGATATCGAGACGGTCTCTGCCTTAGGGGAGCACCCGCTCCCCGTCCTTACCTCCGTCACCTACCAGAACCCCTCGGAGGTTAGGGGCTATCACCCTCTCCCGCCGGAGGTCGTGAGGGAACAGATACGGGCGGTCAGGGAAAGCTTTGAGATCAGGGCGGCCAAAATCGGCATGCTCGGGAGCGGCGAAGTCGCCGAGGCGGTGAAGAAAGAAACAGAGGGCATAGTGAGGGTTCTTGACCCGGTAATGAGGTCGAGCACGGGCGCAAAGCTGATAGATTCAGTTGAGTCCGTCAAAGTCCTCGTCCCTGGCTCGATAGTAACCCCAAACGTTGCCGAGGCGGAGGAGCTGAGCGGCCTGAAAATCCGCTCGGTTGCGGACATGAGGGAGGCGGCAAAGGCGATAGCCGAGCTCGGAGCGGAGGCCGTTGTCGTCAAGGGCGGGCATTTAAATTACACCGACGTCCTCCACTGGGAAGGCAGGTTTTACGAGTTTTCCGGCGGGAGGGTGGAGGGCTTCACCCACGGGACCGGCTGTGCCTTTTCCTCAGCCTTAGCTGCTCTCCTCGCCGGAGGACTTGAGCTTCCGGAAGCAGTGGAGAGGGCAAAGCGCTTTGTAGAAGGCTCGATAGGTTTCTCGAAGGCCGAAGCAAAAGCCGTTAACCCCCTCTGGGAGCTTGAGAGGGACGCCTACCGCTGGAGGGCTAAGAAAGAGCTTGAGGAAGCCGTTAAGGAGCTAACAATGCTCGGAGAAAAGTTGAACCCGCACGTCCCTGAAGTGGGGACGAACTTCGCCCTGGCGACACCTTTCAATGAAGTCTTCGCCGTGAAGGGCAGGATAGTGCGCTATGGAAGAACGGTCAGGCCCGTTGGGCCAGTAGAGCTCAACGCCAGCGACCACCTCAGGCGGGCTCTCCTGAAGATGCGCGAGTTCTATCCCGGGGTCAGGGCCGTCCTGAACCTCCGGTACTCGGAAGAACTCGTCGAGAAAGCCAGAAAATTTGGCCTTGCCGTTTCCTTCTACGACAGGAGGGAAGAACCGGAAGAGGTGAAGAGGGCCGAGAAAGGCACAATGGAGTGGGGCATGGAGAGCGCCGTGAAGAGGGCTGGAAAACGGCCCGACCTGGTCTACCACCTCGGCGACTGGGGCAAGGAGCCGATGGTTTTGATCTTCGGAAGGAGCGCGCGGGAAGTTGTTGAGCGGGTTGAACTCCTGCTGAGCTAA